The Mesorhizobium loti genome includes a region encoding these proteins:
- a CDS encoding riboflavin synthase: MFTGIVTDVGTVASVKPLREGVGLRIDTAYDPNTIAIGASISCGGVCLTVTALPDSGSNARWFEVEAWEEALRLTTAMGWKSGTRINLERALKIGDELGGHIVSGHVDGMAEIIERKDEGDAVRFTLEAPRELAKFIAPKGSVALDGTSLTVNRVEGTRFDVLLIHHSLTVTTWGERKIGDRVNLEIDTMARYAARLVEAAKEGL; encoded by the coding sequence ATGTTTACCGGAATTGTCACCGATGTCGGCACTGTCGCTTCCGTCAAGCCGCTCAGGGAAGGGGTGGGTTTGCGCATCGACACCGCCTATGACCCAAACACCATCGCCATCGGCGCCTCGATCTCCTGCGGCGGCGTCTGCCTGACCGTCACGGCCTTGCCCGACAGCGGCTCGAACGCACGCTGGTTCGAGGTCGAGGCCTGGGAAGAGGCGCTCAGGCTGACGACGGCGATGGGCTGGAAGTCGGGCACGCGGATCAATCTGGAACGGGCGCTGAAGATCGGCGACGAACTCGGCGGCCACATCGTTTCGGGTCATGTCGACGGCATGGCCGAGATCATCGAGCGCAAGGACGAGGGCGATGCCGTGCGCTTTACGCTGGAGGCGCCGCGCGAATTGGCGAAATTCATCGCGCCAAAGGGCTCCGTCGCGCTCGACGGCACATCGCTTACCGTCAACAGGGTAGAAGGCACGCGCTTCGATGTGCTTTTGATCCACCACTCGCTGACCGTGACCACCTGGGGCGAGCGCAAGATCGGCGACCGCGTCAATCTCGAGATCGACACCATGGCGCGCTACGCGGCGCGGCTGGTGGAGGCCGCGAAAGAAGGGCTTTGA
- a CDS encoding 6,7-dimethyl-8-ribityllumazine synthase produces MAGTSQHGKAFIRPKTKAHLLIVEARFHDDLADALLDGATSALDEAGATYDVVTVPGSLEIPAVITFALDGAEGGTQYDGFVALGTIIRGDTYHFDIVANESSRALMDLSVQDSVCIGNGILTTENDEQAWTRAKRSEGDKGGFAARAALTMIALKEQLGARS; encoded by the coding sequence ATGGCTGGTACATCCCAACACGGCAAAGCCTTCATTCGTCCGAAGACGAAGGCGCATCTGCTCATTGTCGAAGCGCGCTTTCATGACGACCTTGCCGACGCGCTGCTCGACGGTGCGACAAGCGCGCTCGATGAAGCGGGCGCGACTTACGACGTCGTCACCGTTCCGGGTTCGCTCGAGATTCCCGCGGTGATTACCTTCGCACTGGACGGTGCGGAAGGCGGCACACAGTATGATGGCTTTGTCGCGCTCGGCACCATCATCCGCGGCGACACCTATCATTTCGATATTGTGGCCAATGAATCCAGCCGCGCGCTTATGGACCTGAGCGTGCAGGACTCGGTCTGCATTGGCAACGGCATCCTGACCACCGAGAACGACGAACAGGCCTGGACTCGGGCCAAGCGCTCGGAAGGCGACAAGGGTGGCTTTGCCGCGCGTGCGGCGCTGACCATGATTGCCCTCAAGGAACAACTGGGAGCGCGATCGTGA